From the Penaeus monodon isolate SGIC_2016 chromosome 3, NSTDA_Pmon_1, whole genome shotgun sequence genome, the window gagagagaaaagaaggaagagaaggagaaatgagagagggaatagggagaagcgaagaagggaaaaaaaaagagaaagggaataagaaaagacgaagaaatgaggatgaaatataggaaaatgagaaggaagagatttAATAATGCCCATGATAGATAGCATCAGACAAACCCCTTTggacacatattttttattactggaaTATGATTTTCTAAGAGCAGGTGGTTTCCAGGACTAGGTTTCCCACGTGAACTGGAATATGATTTTCTAATACCAGGAGGTTTCCAGGGTTAGGTTCCCCACATGAAATGGAAGACTATTTTCTAAGAGCAAGAGGTTTCAAGGGTTAGGTTCCCCACATGAACATGATTTTCTAAGACCAGGAGGTTTCCAGGGTTAAGGTTTCCCACATATCCCAGTTGGGTGGAGCCTTGCAGGGGATGATGGGTCAGTCTTGGGGGATTATAATCAAAGTCATCGAAGGAATCAAAGTTTCGTGGAAAGTTTCTCAGGATTAACTCCCAGGTAAtgagcggagaggaggaggaggaggaggaggaggaggaggaggaggaggaggaggaggaggaggaggaggaggaggacgaggaggaggaggacgaggaggaggaggacgaggaggaggaggacgaggaggaggaggaggaggaggaggaggaggaggaggaggaggaggaggaagaggaggaggagggtgtgaggagggggaggagggaaggaggaggaggagggaaggaggaggaggaggaggaggaggaaaaggaggaggaggaggaggacgaggagaaggagaaggaggaggcggaggaagaggaggaggagggggggaggagggaaggagggggaggagggaaggagggggaggtgggaaggagggggaggaggaggatcaggaggGTGCagtgggggtaggaggaggagaaagaaaaggaagaggaaaaagaaggaaagagaaagattaggaggaagaggagaagaagaagaaggaggatgggggtaggaggaacaggggaagggggaaggggggaaccggagaaagaagagaaggaagaaaaggaggaagagtaggagagaaaaggagaaggaaaataaggactgtattgcgtgtgtgtgtacgtggggaTAGGATTTCATTcggacacacagacaaatacacacacacatgcacgcacacacacacacacacacacacacgcacacgcatacgcacacgcacacacactcacacgcacacgcacacacactcacaccacacacatcacacaccacaccacacacacacacacacatacacacacagacacacacacacacatacacacacacacacaaacacacacacacacacacacacacacacacacacatacatatatatatatatatatatatatatatatatatatatatatatatatatatatatatattatatatatatatatatatatatatatatatatatatatatatatataatatatatatatatatatatatatatatatatatatatatatatatatatatatatatatatatatatatatatatatatatatatatatataaacatatacacacataagctgATTGTATACAGTTCGTACAGAAGCTAAACATTCATCCGAACATGTTTATTTAATCAAAGCCTTAAATTATATCAGAGAGAATTAGTGACtcgtaaacttttaaaaaaaagttatgtaatTGGAACACAGGACGTCGGGTGCACGTCGGCAATGCGCTATTGAAGcttggtttttatttatataacttttagtggttattattattaactttctacttataaatatacatatatatatatacatatatatatatatatatatatatatatatatatatatatatatatatatatatatatatatatatatatatatatatatatatatatacatatatatgtattttttttttttttttttttgggggggggggtgattgaaagagaggcgaaaaaaatggaggaaaggatttttttttttttttttgaaagaagataggaaaaaatgaagggaTAGAGTAAGTATACGataaagaggaagtggaagaaagatgataaaaaaggtaaagaaagaagagagagaagtaaaaggcgAACGATGGGAAGACAGAGCAACATCgataagaaacagaagaacaagagaaaaagacgatGATAACAAGAATTGGAAGAAATGAAGcagtataaaggggaaaaaatgagaaggaaggaataggagaagaaaagaaaagtacaaaagaacaagaagaagaaaagaaagtaaaagcacaaaaagaaaagaaagatatacgaggaacagaaaaaaatagaaaaagaagaagaacgaagaaggaaaaaaaaaaaaagaattagaagtaaaatcaaagaagaaaaagaaaaagaaaaaaaaaacagaaataaatcaagtaaaagacgcaggagaagaaagtaaagaagaaaattaataaaagttaaaaaaagaagaagaaaaaagaagagaaaaaataggaaagataaataagaagagaaccgaagtaaaaaaaaaaagagaagaaaaggaaaaaagaaaggaaacaagaagaataaatataaataaaagagaagaagaaaaatcaataatatttaagggagaagaagagaaaaaaaatgaaaatgaaaaggataaaaagaaagaaaacaaggaaaaaaagcgaaaaaggaagaagaagaagaagagagagaaaaggacctGAAACgtaaccaagaaaaggaaatggaaaaagaaccgaagaaaagaaaagaaaaaaagagcgaaaagaagatgaaaggaagaagaaaaaactgacaatactaaaaagaaaaaggaaaaaagggaaagaaacaaaaatgaaaaatatttaaaaaagaagaagaaaaaataaaaaaaagaagaaaaaagacgtgaatgaaaaaacaaaaaaagaataatattaaaaaaataaagaaaaatataaaaaagagaataggaaaaaaaataaatagaagaagaaagaatagaaatgaataatatttaaaaaggaagaagaaaaaagaagaaaaaaaaaacgtgaataaaaaaaaagaataatattaaaaaataaagaaaaaggaaaataaaaaatataaaaaagagaataggaaaaagcaaatggaagaaaaacgaataaacatgaataaaaggaagaagagaggaagtgagataaaagaggagaaagcaaAACCGGGAAAGGGAAACCGAGAGAAAacgaaattaataaagaaaagaaaaagagaaaataaagagaaagaaaacaaggaaaattaacagaaatataagaaaagaagaagataaaaagaaagaaaacaaaagaaataaagaagataaaaagaaagaaaacaagaaaaaaataaaataaaataaaagaaataaagaaataaaataaagaaataaaataaaatcaataaataaataaaataaaagaaataaaagaaataaaagaaataaagaagaagaagaaagaataaaaactgataatatatataaaaaaaataaggaagaaaaactgatgatattaaaaagaaggaagaagacgaaaagaaaaaaaaaagaaagaaagaaaacaagaaaaataaatgaagaaaaactgctaatattttaaaaagaaaaaagtaaagaaaaacaaagaataatattcagaaagagaaaaaagtaaagacaaaacaagaaaagaaaagaaaggaaaagaaaagaaaagaaaaaaaagaaagaaagaaaaaaaaaaaaatatatatatatatatatatatcatcatttaacggtaggttcatgtctgagccgccgtggtcacagcatgatactcaattgcagctttcacgttgtgatgctcttggagtgagtacgtggtagggtccccagttcctttccacggagagtgccggtgttacctttttaggtaatcattctctcttatttttatccgggcttgggaccagcacttgacttgggctggcttggccacccagtggctaggcaggcaatcgaggtgaagttccttgcctaagggaaacaacgcggcggtcggtgactcgaaccctcgaactcagattgccgtcgtgacagtcttgagtccgacgctctaaccattcggccaccgcggcctctatatatatatacatatatatatatatatatatatatatatatatatatatatatatatatatatatatatatatatatatcatcatcatcatttaacggtaggttcatgtctgagccgccgtggtcacagcatgatactcaattgcagttttcacgttgtgatgctcttggagtgagtacgtggtagggtccccagttcctttccacggagagtgccggtgttacctttttaggtaacattctctcttattttatccgggcttaggaccagcactgacttgagctggcttggccacccagtggctaggcaggcaatcgaggtgaagttccttgcccaagggaaacaacgcggcggtcggtgactcgaaccctcgaactcagattgccgtcgtgacagtcttgagtccgacgctctaaccattcgaccaccgcagccttgacgatcatgtgcttccatgatttttcttggcaatttagagcggtggtttgccattgccttccgcccggtgtttttatcgagtcaccatctctatttacccggcactgacttgggctgacttggtcccccagtggctaggtaggcaatcgaggtgaagttccttgcctaagggaaacaacgcggcggtcggtgactcgaaccctcgaactcagattgccgtcgtgacagtcttgagtccgacgctctaaccattcggccaccgcggcccctatatatatatatatatatatatatatatatatatatatatatatatatatatatataatatatatatatatatatatatatatatatatatatatataagcgggagggagaaggagaagaagaaaactgataatagtaaaaaaaaagaataatatttaaaatagaaaaatgtaaagacgaaaaatcaataacattttaaaaggaaaaagagaaaaaggatgaaaagagacGTGAAAGGAAACCAAAGAAAAGgggatgaagtaaaaaaaaaaaaaaaaaaaagagaaaaaaggaaaataaagcgatataaaaagaagaagaaaccaatgataaaaaaaaaaaaaaaaaaaaaaaacgaagaaaaagagacagaaagaaaaagaaaaaaaaaaaaacgaaaataaatcaaaacaaaacaaaagaagcaagaataaaaatcaataacacttaaataggaagaagagaaaaggggaagaaaaagacgcGAAAAGGAACCAAGGAAAGGGAGATTGCAAGCTCGCCGAAGAATGTTTGCAACACTAATTGAATTAGCGATTCCTCGTCAAGTAAAAACAAGATCTCATTACGGAGGTGAAATaagactttttttgttttgttttatgttttttttttatatacgaaaatcgattttatttgtctatgtatgtgtgtgtgtgttgtttgtttgtgtgtgtgttgtttgtttgtgtgtgtgtgcttgtgttgtttgcgtgtattttgtttgtgtgtgtgtgtgtttctgcgtgtgtatgtgtgtgcccttgcgtgtatttatacatgtatgcttgtgtgtatatgtctgcatGTGCGTGTCTCCATGCATGTGAGTATCTGTGTGAATCTTTATCCATCAGCATCACAGCAAGTCATGACGCTTAAGACCGTAATACCCTAAGATTAAACACTTAAGACCACCATCAGTTTCATTCCACACTAAGCGccctcagacagacagacagacagacactcaagCTTCCGTCACCGCCTCATCCATCACACGAGGCATAACTCATCACTTGTCTAACTTTGGACAAGATTCATGAGGCGAAGATGATATATGAGCATCTCGAGACTCTCTTGGATTGTCGGGGAAAATATTTGCGATCCAGGGCCCTATTAAAAGGATGAGAATGAAagggatagaatatatatatatatatatatatatatatatatatatatatatatatatatatatatatatatatatatatatatatatatatatatatgcttgtgtgtgtgtgtgtgtgtgtgtgtgtgtgtgtgtgtttgtgtatgcatgtgtgtctgtatgcgtgtgtgtgtgagcgggtcttcttgtaggagagagagagagagagagagagagagagagagagagagagagagagagagagagagagagagagagagagagagagagagagagagagagaagagagagagagagagagagagagagagagagagagagagagagagagagagagagagagagagattagtcaaTATACAGTCACaactttcttttcgtttcattcTTTCTTGCAGAAATTTCAAAACTGTTCATGTTTGCTAATGTGCGGTTCATGATTAGATATTTATTAGTATTCTGTCTCATTAGTAAATTCTTTTGTGTTTGCTTACGTGGCTGTACTGAAATTTCCTGTGAGataaaatgattaatgatatgtaaatatctgGAAGATCCCGCGTTGAGTTTCATAAAATCTGAAGTGCATCGTGCGTCCATGACTGATTTTAAAGCGAGTCTTCACATAAACTCAACTgaatatgtatgcacgtatgtatatatatgtatatatatatatgtatatatataaatatatatatatatatatatatatatatatatatatatatatatatatatatatatatatatatatacatatatacatatacacgtatacataatcAACTCAAGTTTCATTGAAGACTGGGTCACAAAAGCCTATGTCAATCACAGACGCATGGGGCACTTAAGATTTTATGAAATTCAGCACGGTGTCTTCAcgatatttacttatcattaatcacctgtgtgtgtgagtgtgtgtgtgtgtgtgtgtgtgtgtgtgtgtgtgtgtgtgtgtgtgtgtgtgtgtgtgtgtgtgtgtgtgtgtgtgtgtttgtatttatacacaaacacacaaactcacgcacacacacacacacacacacacacacacacacacacacacacacacacacacacacacacacacacaactttaaaaGTTGCCGGTTAAAGAGTGTTTCTAACATATCCTCTCTCCTCCGCAGGATAGGATGCGTCAGCCACAGGAGCAGATAACAGCAAGGGCAGAGTAGCAGCAGCAGTCCCCGATAAGGGCAGGAAATGTGATAGCCTGAAAAGAAGACCACATCCAGGGCCGCGTGGCCGGAGCCCTCCTCCTCTGCCAGCTCATCAGGAACTTAACATATGGTTATCgtactgccccctcccccctcgtaaCCATGGTAACCAAGAGGAGATTCGGTGTGAACTCGCGCTCTGGTTTCCCCGTGCCGGTAGTAATGGCAGTGTGGGCGGCCAGTGTCGTGGGCGTGGCTTTGGGGGACGCCCGGAGTACCAACAGCAACGACTTTTACAACAGCACGTGTCTGGAGGGTTGCACGTGCGGGAAGCTCCGTTCGAATCACCTGCACGAGGAGCTTGACACGCTCGACTGTTCGTTCAACAACATATATTCGTTCCCGGAAAACTTGCCTCAGGATCTCCAGGTCCTTAGCCTGCGAGGGAACTCCATCTTCAGCGTCCTCGACAACATCTGCAAGCTGACAGACCTTCGAGAGCTGGATTTATCGGGAAACAGGATAAAATCCATTGGCCGGGGGCGCATGTTTCAGAACATGACGCGGCTGGAATACCTGAGCGTGGGGAAGAATTCAATCTCGACGATATTTCACGACAACTTGATGGGGCTCAAGTCACTGGTGCACCTAATTCTCTCTAACAACAAAATTACGTATATCGAGGACAAGGCCTTTATTGAACTAAGCCACCTGCTGACCCTTGACCTTGAGCAGAATCTCCTGGGGTCACTGTACGCTGAGTGGTTCCAGGGCCTGGGGGGTTTGGTCGCCCTCAATCTGGCCCACAACAGAATCCACAAGATCCCTGCGTCCTTATTCCGCGACCTTGTGTCCTTGGAGCGCCTGTACCTGGCAGGGAACCGCATCTCTTCCGTCGACCCGAGGGCATTCTCCGGCCTCATGAACCTGCAGCACCTAACCATGGAGAACAACCTTCTGTCCAGGATACCCACGGCAGCCTTCCAGAGCCTGCCGTCCCTCCTGACGCTGAGTCTCGACCAGAATCCCCTCGTCAAAATCAAGCCGCTAGACTTCTCCCACCTCAGCGTCACGAAGATCAGTCTCTGCCAAATGCCTGAGCTGGAAATCATTGATTCCAAGGGTTTTTATAATCTCGCTAACATAAGTACAATAGAGATCACTGACAACGTCAAACTAGCGTATGTAGATCCCCTTGCCTTCATGAATGTGGACACCTTGAGGGAACTTCATCTTCACAATAATAATTTGAAAGGCTTACAGAAGGAGATGGCAACCTATCTACCAGAAGGAGTTCAAGTGTCACTTTATGATAACCCTTTGCACTGCGACTGTAACATGCGGTGGATACGACAGCTAATAGTGCGGGGTGAAAATGCCAGTATAATTATCATGGAACCCGAACACTTAGTATGCCACagccccccttcccttgcccatAAACTTCTCATGAATCTAGTGCCCACGAAACTTCCAAAGGACTGTCTACCAATGGTGCTTAACTTAACACAGTCACATACTGTGGTTGGGAAAGTCGGGGAACGACAAGTATTGGAATGTCGTGCACTTGGTTCCCCAAGACCCCAATTGCGGTGGATTTTGCCTGACGGTTCGCTGGTCAATTCCACCCTGAACGAGGTTCGGCGACGGTTCTTCCCTCCTGGAACCCTCGTGTACTACCACCTGAAGCCAAGGGACGGCGGCTCGTACACCTGCGTGGCCGAGAACTCCGTCGGCGAGACCAGGAGCTCTCTCACCCTCAACGTCACTGGCATCGACATCCACCTGTTCCCCATCCGCATGTCGTCGACGCTGGTGACGCTCGTTTGGAACGGGACGGAGCGTCGAGCGTTCCCCTCGTACAAGATTGTCTTCAGTCGAATCGACGCCAACGGGACGGACGTCGGGGAGAAGAGGACCAGCACCGCGAGTCCCACCAGGAAGACCTTCACCATTACGGGGCTTCATCCGGCCTCCACCTACCGCTTCTGCATCGGCTACGAAGACGCCAGCGGCTACTGGCTGCAGATCTCGTGCTGCGTCGCCCACACCCGTGGCGTGGAGTTCATGATGCAGGGGTTTTCTCGAATCTCCAACGTGGCTGTGGCTGCGGTGGTGGTCATAGTGCTGTCCATGACTGTGATGGTGTGCTTGGTATCGGTTGTGTCCAGAAAGTACCGCCACAGGATGTACGAGACGCCGGACAAGGTGGGCGAGGACTCGAACTCCGTCCCCCTGGACAACCTATACCGTCCCCTTCTCATGGGGTCCTGACGGTCAAGGGGCGGGGCTGATATTCATACATCCCTGATGTTGCGTCGACCCCCCTGCTGCGCTCCCGCCCCTTCGTCCCCCGGCCCCCTCACGCCCCCAGTAGGCCGCTCGGCACACGGCGGGGCAGCACACAACAGCCCGAGAGTGACGCCTGTTTCGTCAAGGAGACCTAACCTACTGGAAGACTGCTGGCTTTCCCCCTCGCCTAAGTATGTGCACGACACGCATGCGACAGGTTTTTATACCGAACAGAGTTTTACTagataacacacaaacaacatagttttaaaaattagatGATCATTCACCATGTAAGCAGGATATTTCAATCAGAATAACATTAATGGTTTCGCTCACTTCAAGACTAAAAGTGCGTCGTATGTAATTGAAAGAAGTCGACATATTCATTCCCTTGTGACACTTTACGTTATCGTAGACTTGATTTTGGGTTATCTATGAAACTTTACGAAAATACAAGGAACTCTTAGTGTACAGACATTTAAATTCCAGAAAGAAAATTCAGCTTGGCAAAGTAATGTTTCACGCTCCAAGAATTGATATTATAGTACTACGAAACTCCCTAAGTCGCATTTGCTATACAGGGAATACCACCAAATGCATATGACACAAGCACGTAACAcctacttaaacacacacatccatctcaAAACTAAATGCAGATACTAGATCCATATTCCAAAGGTCCCTGATTCAGTAAGCTCTGTCTCATATAAAGTTAGATACAAACAGCATCATCTTTCCCCGGAATACATTTCTTGCTCCCGGATTATAAATTGtgtttgtccaagaggtgaatgAAAGTCTGTTGGCTTCCAATGTCAATAACCTTTTTCTTCCGAGACACTACGTAAGACTTCCTTACATAATTCACCTTCAGGAATGCGGCCGCGATATTGCAGGCATTATCATATATCTTTGTTTCGTAGTGCCAGCGGCTCCATTCTGGCGTTTGTAAAGTTAAAGATGTATTTtacttctattttatatattttcttgatcTTTATGGATGCATGtgagtacgtgtgtatgtgtggtggtatatgtatgtgtgtgtaatgtatgtatgtatgtatgtatgtatgtatgtatgtatgtatgtatgtatgtatgtatgtatgtatgtatgtatgtatgtatgtatgcatgtatgtatgtatgtatgtatgtatgtatgtatgtatgtatgtatgtatgtatgtatgtatgtatgtatgtatgtactatcaactgatctccctctccctttttcttctatctctcttcacacacacacacacacacatacacacacacatacacacacacacacacacacacacacacacacacacacacacacacacacacacacacacacacacacacacacacacacacacacacacacacacacacacacacacacacacacccgcacacacacacatacacacacacacaacacacacacacacacacacacacacacacacacacacacacacatacatatatatgtatatatatatatatatatatatatataatatatatatatatatatatatatatatatatatatatatatatatatatatatatatatatatatgaactcaaacgcccccccccccctttcacccaagGACGCAGATCAAAGCAGCCAGTATTATTAAACCTGTCGCGACACGACGGTATAACCGAGTCTGTTTTACTCTGGACCTAAAGCAGTTCTAGTCAGGGTTCCCAAACCTGTTACTAATGTACCAGATTTGGTACTTTTGGGTACGCCAAGTATAAATTTcaggaaaatattaaatttttagtaCTATTCTATGTGTTTTTTCCCCCGCGTTACGTAACAACAGACTCAAGTACAGTCTAGAATACATATAGAATATGGAGGAAACGTGTATAGCCTTTATTTCGTcgcagtcagtcagtctgtttgtttgtttctgctcTGTTAGTGATGTGGCATTTTAATCGATCTTGTTATTAGTTAAAAATGCATATCGATTGTTATGCcacagcgagtgagtgagtgtgagtgtgtgtgtgtgtgtgtgtgtgtgtgtgtgtgtgtgtgtgtgtgtgtgtgtgtgtgtgtgtgtgtgtgtgtgtgtgtgtgtgtgtgtgtgtgagagagagagagagagagagagag encodes:
- the LOC119597329 gene encoding leucine-rich repeat neuronal protein 1-like, which encodes MVTKRRFGVNSRSGFPVPVVMAVWAASVVGVALGDARSTNSNDFYNSTCLEGCTCGKLRSNHLHEELDTLDCSFNNIYSFPENLPQDLQVLSLRGNSIFSVLDNICKLTDLRELDLSGNRIKSIGRGRMFQNMTRLEYLSVGKNSISTIFHDNLMGLKSLVHLILSNNKITYIEDKAFIELSHLLTLDLEQNLLGSLYAEWFQGLGGLVALNLAHNRIHKIPASLFRDLVSLERLYLAGNRISSVDPRAFSGLMNLQHLTMENNLLSRIPTAAFQSLPSLLTLSLDQNPLVKIKPLDFSHLSVTKISLCQMPELEIIDSKGFYNLANISTIEITDNVKLAYVDPLAFMNVDTLRELHLHNNNLKGLQKEMATYLPEGVQVSLYDNPLHCDCNMRWIRQLIVRGENASIIIMEPEHLVCHSPPSLAHKLLMNLVPTKLPKDCLPMVLNLTQSHTVVGKVGERQVLECRALGSPRPQLRWILPDGSLVNSTLNEVRRRFFPPGTLVYYHLKPRDGGSYTCVAENSVGETRSSLTLNVTGIDIHLFPIRMSSTLVTLVWNGTERRAFPSYKIVFSRIDANGTDVGEKRTSTASPTRKTFTITGLHPASTYRFCIGYEDASGYWLQISCCVAHTRGVEFMMQGFSRISNVAVAAVVVIVLSMTVMVCLVSVVSRKYRHRMYETPDKVGEDSNSVPLDNLYRPLLMGS